A single Blastococcus sp. Marseille-P5729 DNA region contains:
- a CDS encoding riboflavin synthase → MFTGIIEEIGTVSALQQDGDNAVVRIEAPTVVADATHGASIAVDGVCLTVVEHDADGFTADVMGETLSRSTLGELAAGSKVNLERAMQAGGRLAGHIVQGHVDAVGTLIERTAHEKWDVLRFSIPVELARYVVEKGSITISGTSLTVSAVSEPEASEPWLEVSLIPTTLQLTTLGALQVQDRVNLEVDVLAKYVERALAGYQRAEDQSGREK, encoded by the coding sequence GTGTTCACCGGAATCATTGAGGAGATCGGCACGGTCTCGGCGCTGCAGCAGGACGGCGACAACGCCGTCGTGCGAATCGAGGCACCCACCGTGGTCGCGGACGCCACGCACGGCGCCTCCATCGCGGTCGACGGCGTCTGCCTGACCGTCGTGGAGCACGACGCCGACGGCTTCACAGCCGACGTCATGGGCGAGACGCTGAGCCGCTCGACGCTCGGTGAGCTGGCTGCTGGGTCCAAGGTGAACCTTGAGCGCGCGATGCAGGCCGGCGGGCGGCTCGCCGGGCACATCGTGCAGGGCCATGTCGACGCGGTCGGCACACTGATCGAACGCACCGCACACGAGAAGTGGGACGTGCTGCGCTTCTCCATCCCGGTCGAGCTGGCCCGGTACGTCGTCGAGAAGGGATCGATCACGATCAGCGGGACGTCGCTGACCGTCAGCGCGGTTAGCGAACCTGAGGCCTCCGAGCCGTGGCTGGAGGTGTCGCTGATCCCCACGACCCTGCAGCTCACCACCCTCGGGGCGCTTCAGGTGCAGGACCGGGTGAACCTCGAGGTCGACGTCCTGGCAAAGTACGTCGAGCGAGCGCTCGCGGGCTATCAGCGGGCCGAGGACCAGTCTGGGCGTGAGAAGTGA